The Phragmites australis chromosome 1, lpPhrAust1.1, whole genome shotgun sequence genomic interval ATCTGTATTGCTTGTGTTGGATCTTGTTACCATCACAATTGATCATCAGACGGCTTGCATTGTTGATTGTTGAGACACTAATTGGTGTGCGTTTTTTGCTGCAATCTTGTGTTCTTTTACATGTAATGAACTAATGATCAATGAATGGAAGACTAGCTTGGAGTCTTGGACCAGTCTGGTGCCCCTGATAAATCTActcatttttttcttccattCCGTGCTTGCCTTAACCTGATTCTGCCTTACGAGTGTCGAATCCTTCGAAAACGGAAAATTTGTTCGTAGGTTAGAAATCTGACTGTTTTGGCCTAAAAAGACTGTCCAATTTTTATATATCAAACCTGTTACAGGTTAATCTGTCCAGTTTTTGTTCGTAGGTTATATATTAATACTTTATTGTCATTTCTGTGCGCGCGCGTTACTATTGTGTCAGATTAATCTCGAAGTAACTAAGTAGCCTTAAGTTCAAACGCTTGCATCGACTATTGCTATTAGTTGCATGAAATAAAAGTTGAATTTGTAACCGGGCAATGACCCATATAAGCACAACGAAGTGCCCAAGTTAGGCTGGTGAAGTTTCACTCTGCGACCTGAAACAGGTGAATCTACGCTCTTCGGACCCGGAATGCAGCGCAGGCCGGCCATTGAGATCGCTGCCACCATTCTGCTCCTGCTTCATGTACTCCTGTTCTCACCGGCCGCCATGTCCGCCGCCTTGGCTCCGTCTGTAGCCGATGATCTCGGCCCGGACGTCTACATTGTCTTCGTTAGCCGTGCTGACTACGTCGACTCCGTGGACTACGACCTCCGCCTGCTCGCTTCCGTCGTCGGAAGGTTCGCCGTCACACGCACCAGTGTTGACAGCCACGTCCATGCATGTCGCAGCTATGAACTCGATCATATTAACAGCACTGACATCTCCTGGCTTTGTTACAGCACAGCGGAAGCCAAGGGGGCGCTGCTCTACCACTATAGCGGCCTCGGTTTCGCGGCGCGGCTCGCATTCAAACACGCTGATCAATTGTCAAGTGAGTGCAGTTGGTTCCTTCATATCAGTTCTATATATGCGTAAGGGAAGcttcagagaaaaaaaattggaagGAACTACGTTAGGCCTGTTTGGCCGTACCGTAGCTGAACATTGCATTGCAGAAACGGCGTAAATTGTTTACATCATGAATTTGAATGTTAGGGGTAGACGAGAGGATACATAGTTTCTGTTATGCATAGCTGAaacttatgaattttttttaaactgtttttttaaaaaaaattgcttatggtttttgaaaaaaaaaatgttagcttatagttttaatttttagactcTCAGTAtacaaaatttcagaaaaaatcaTTCTTAACTAgtttatcaacttttagtttatttcatcgGAAATCAACTTATCAGTTTTTCAAAAATCAACATAAACTCAGCATGTTTGGCATATCTTATATCTTAGAAAAAGCAGAACCTGCTGATAAGTTATGCCAAATAGTATCATAGAAAAAAAGACATTATCGGTTGCCTGGATGGATCAAATTCTGCGATCGAAAGATCTCATATTTCTGTTCGTTTTTATTTTAATTCGTGTGTATGTTACAGAGAAGGAGGGCATTGCTGTCTTCAAGGACAAGACGTACCATGTCGAGGAAGATGGTCACTTGCCTCGTTTCTTCGAAGAGAATGTCTGAGCTGTCAAATGAAGCTTGCACACGACAACTTCATTACAAACGTCGT includes:
- the LOC133919774 gene encoding uncharacterized protein LOC133919774, translating into MQRRPAIEIAATILLLLHVLLFSPAAMSAALAPSVADDLGPDVYIVFVSRADYVDSVDYDLRLLASVVGSTAEAKGALLYHYSGLGFAARLAFKHADQLSKKEGIAVFKDKTYHVEEDGHLPRFFEENV